The following is a genomic window from Balneolaceae bacterium.
AAGTTGCAGATTATCATTCAACTCATACTGTCCCTGGATTTGAACCCAGAAATCTTCTTTATCAATATTATACCTGGAGAGTGTCAGTAATTGCAGACGATTTCTCAAAAGAGATTTCGTTGCAAAAATGGTAACATATTTATAGATCTCTTCTTGAATAATTTGCTCATCGTAATTAAAAATTCCTTCCACAAAAAACTGGGTTTCTATTGTCGTATCGAAAATCTCCGTCCGAAATCCTGCCATTGAATGAATCCATGGTTTTGTAACAAGAAAACCTTCATTTGGATCAACAAGTCCAAAAAGGTCGATAAGATTCTCAATGCCTGTCGATAAATTCAGATCATTTATATTCGAAAAAGGTATTCTTGTAAAAAGTTTCTTATCTACAAATAATGCTTCTCCAAGCAAGAATAATCGGGGGTGTATTTTAAGTGTAGTTGATAAGCCGCCCATCCAGGAATTTTTATAAGATTCAACTAACTCGATTGAAAGTGGATTCGTGAGATTATTTGTTGTTAGTGATAAATCATAGGCGGGGGTTGGATGTGTCCATCGCATAAGGAAAAGATCAATATCTGCTATTTGTGGAGAGAGCAGATTATATCGTAAGACAGCTTGCAGATCTTCCAGTTTAAAATTTGATTCCTGGTTTTTGGTTCTAACGGGAACAGGGGAGAGGGCATTGGAAATTTGCAGGGCTGGAAACCACCTGGAATCTGCATCTGGTAACAGGTCGCGCTGAAAAAAAGGAGCGACCACAAGTTGAAGTGAGTTTTCTCCAAAGTACCGAATAGCGTTGAAAGAAGTTATTCCGAGGCGTATATCCTCAGCAGAAACAGTTAAAAATTCACGAAGGTCAACCGGTGAAACAATATCTGTTATGAAAGATCCATTCGCCCGCCCCCAAATTATTTTTTGATGACCAATACGAAGATCGTAACGCCGGAGAAACCATTCGATATATGCTTCTTTCAGTTGAAATTCAATATCCTGTCCCTGGTCAAACCGGTGGATGAGATCAAGTTCAGTTTTCAGTCCACCGAAATTTGTTGGTTTATCAAATCTGACTCTGAATCGATTTCGGGCCGCAAGGAATTCATAATCATTAGATGTTTGGGCAGCAAGATAATTTTGAACAACTCCATTAAGGTTCATTTGTGATTTAACGATTCGTAAATCACACGATAAAATGAGGAAGAGAATGAGTAAACTGCGAATTAAATTTCGTAACAGAATAGCTATGGATTTAATTTAAAGGTTTATTGTCAAATTTATTGATGCTTAATCAAAATATGCGTAATTTTATCGCATTGTGGATGTATAGTATCTACGATCCTCTATATCACTCAACTCTGAATTAAAACCTTTCATTTCCGAAGTAAATGACACTTATGGCGCACGAAAGAATTGAAGTAGACTTACCTTTAGCCAAAGTTTACGAATTATTATGCAATCCTGTCGATTTTCCAAAATTTCTTGACCGCATCGATTTAGTAGAGAAAGTTAATTCTCAAACTTTCAACTACAAAACCACTATTGGCGGTGAAGAGTTTCAATGGACAACCAATATCATTGATAATCTGAGAAATACCCGTTTTGCCTGGATTACAATCAACGGTAATCTGAATCAAACCGGCACTATTCGGTTCACTCCGCTTGATAACGGAGAACGTACGCGAGTTGATTTCTCATTGGATTATCGAACATTCTTTGGAGAAGCAGAAGAAGATTTGGCTAACTTCATTGAAGGACTTCCGGAACAACTTGCTAAGGATCTGCAAAAATTTAAGGAACTTGCAGAGACCGACACATTTAAAGAAGCAAAAATTGAGGAACCGGAAAAAACTGAAAGTGAAGTAACCGCTTAATCAGATTTTTGAACTTACTGAATGCGACTTGGTCTTACCGGGTCGCATTTTTTTTGTCTTGTTTTTAAATAAAGGCTCGAATGGTACTTTCTTTTAAGGATTTTAAAACATCTGCAATAGCTAAGCATCCGTTATATGCGGTTATAGGTCATCCAATTAGCCACTCGTTATCCCCAATCATGCATCAAACCGCATTAGATCATTTTGGAATTGATGCAGAATATATTGCTCTGGATCTGCCCCATTCTCAACTTCGAGAATTTATTCCGTGGTGTAATCATGATAATTTTCTTGGATGTAATATTACTATACCACATAAAGAGACTTTTAATAGAATTGTGGATGAGATCGATCCTTTTGCTCAAAGTGTGGGTGTAGTAAATACACTTGTGAAAAATAAATATAAACTCATTGGTTATAATACTGATGTGTTTGGATTCCTGGAACCATTGAGTCCCTACATCGATGATCTTGAGCATTCACGGGCCATTATTTTTGGAACGGGGGGAGCAAGTAAAGCCGTAAAAGTTGCACTTGAATCAGAAGGATACGAGGAACTGATTTTTATCTCACGCCGGCCGAATCAAAAAAAAATTACAAGTGATCGCTCAGACATTAAAGTTTTGGATTACAATCAATGGCAGGCATTTGCAGATGAAGCTGACCTGTTTGTAAATACAACACCGGTGGGTATGTATCCCAACACAGATGATACATTTTTAAGAAACGGTGAAGCAGAATTGTTTACAGGAAAAATCTGCTATGATTTGATTTACAATCCGCTGCAAACAACATTTTTGAAACAAGCGACTCAATATGCAGCCGCTACCATAAATGGATTGGATATGTTGATCCATCAGGGAAGTAAATCATTTGAACTATGGACCGGGCATACATTTCCGGTTGATAAAATTCACGAAAAGCTAATAAATCAATTACAATTCGATTCATGAAACTGATCAGGCCTTCTGTTTTTTCCGAATCTTCTAAGATTGTTGCTGCGTTTACAGAATCAAATCGAGATGAAAATACTGAGAGCAGATCCAAAGACGGACTCAATTTTGGATTGAAAAGTTATAAAAATAGATCAAGTCTTGAGAGCAATTATGAAGATTTACTAAATGAACTGGAGTTGAATTCCGGATCAATCGCCCTGGCCAAACAGGTTCACGGATCAAATATTCAATTTGTTAAAGAACCTGGAATCTATGCGGATACAGATGGATTGATCACAAACAAGAGAGGGCTTTCCCTTGGTATCCAGGTAGCCGATTGTGCTGCTGTTCTCATAGCCGACGAGGATAATGGTATTATTGGGGCATTTCATTCTGGCTGGCGGGGAGCAGTTGCTAATATTATTCCAAAAGGGCTTAAAAAGATGGAGGATTTAGGTGGAAAAGTTGAACATTTTAAGGCTTATATCAGTCCCTGTATTTCAGAAGAGATGTTTGAAGTAGGAGAGGAGGTAGCCATACAATTCCCTGAAAAATTTGTTGATCGATTTACCTACACCAAACCACATATTGATTTGAAAGGTTTTCTAAGTGATCAAATGGAAAAAATCGGTGTGAAAAAATCGCAAATTGAAGTTTCTTCAGAGTGTACGATGCAGGACTTGCGATTTTTTTCCTACAGAAGAGAACGTGAAAAAGCCGGAAGAATGTTAGGGCTGATAAGTTTAAAGTAAAGAAAAAATCATTGCGAGTAAGTTATTCACCGCACTATGTAGCTCCGTTGCCGTCTGAGCATATTTTTCCGATGAAAAAATTTTCAGGGCTGTACGAGTATCTTATCAGCCAGGGTGTTATCGATGATAAGTGTGTTATTGAACCGACGCTTGCAGACTTTGTCAATTTGAATCTTGTCCACACGAATAGATACAGTAAGGGTGTATGGACAGGTGATTTGAACAAAAAAGAGATTCGAAAACTTGGACTTCCATGGTCAAAGAGTTTAGCTATACGATCCAGGCTGGCAGTTCAGGGCACAATTAATGCAGGAATTATGGCACTTCAGGATGGAATAGCCGGTAACCTTGCAGGTGGCACACATCATTCTATGCCGGATGGCGGAGAGGGATTTTGCGTTTTTAATGATGTAGCAGTTGCCATAAAAGTCCTTAAACAAACAAAATGGGCAAAAAAAATCTTAGTGATCGACTGTGATGTTCATCAGGGAAATGGTACTGCAAAAATATTCAGTAATGATCCCGATGTGTACACATTTTCAATACATGGTGAAAAGAATTATCCGTTTGTGAAACCACCATCCTCTTGCGATATTGGCTTGCCTGATGGGACAGGCGACTCAACATATATGAAAAATTTAACAGACGCCTTGAGTACAATTTTTGAAAATTTTGTACCTGATCTGGTTTTTTACCTTGCTGGAATAGACCCGCTCAAAAGCGATCATTTTGGTCGATTGTCCCTTTCTCTTAGCGGATTAAGAGAACGAGAACATATTGTCATCGAGACAGTTACTCAAAAAGGGTATCCTCTCGTACTTTTACTATCTGGCGGATATGCTCCAACAATTACACAAACGATTGAAGCGCATGCAATTATGTTTGAAGAAGCTATGATTATTTCAAAATCCTACTTTCATTGAACATTTCCTATTTTTAGATGGGCTATGCAAATGAAGATATTTGTTTACATGAATTGAAAAGATCTCATCTCTTCATTTTCCAGAATGAACCTTTTTGGGATGCTCAAACGAAGAAAATGTTGATTGATGCAATGAAGTTGAATTCCATAGCACTTAGAAGCATATTTTAAAAAACAGAAATAAGGTAGAATAATTTGTCTGATAGAAAGATTGCAATATTTGGTTCTACAGGGTCTATTGGTACTCAGGCACTGGATATTCTAAAAAAGAAAAGAGATCTGTTTGATGTTGATGTATTGACAGCCAATAATAACTATAAAAAACTTGCAAGACAGGTAAATGAATTTCGTCCGTCTTGTGTAGTGTTGGCGAATCAAGAGCATCAAAAAAAGTTTAAAAATCTTCTCTCCTATACGCCTGCTCATCTTTTATTTGGTCAAACTGCTTTAGAAGATGTTGCTGAGAGTCATGAGTACGATTTACTACTGAACAGCCTTGTGGGATTTGCAGGCTTTATGTCGACTTATATCGCTCTGAAACGAAGAAAAAGGGTGGCATTAGCTAACAAAGAATCACTTGTGGTGGGAGGCGAGATCATTACAAAGTTGCCGGCATTTAATGAGGGATACCTTGTTCCTGTAGATTCCGAACATTCCGCTATGATGCAATGTATAGAAGGAGAGAGCAGGGAATCGATTCAAAAAATTATCATTACAGCGAGCGGAGGGCCTTTTCGAAATTATTCTGCAGAACAGATGAAATCGATTACTGTTGAAGATGCACTGAACCACCCCAATTGGGATATGGGTGCAAAGATAACGGTTGATTCCTCAACAATGATGAACAAGGGATTGGAGATCATAGAAGCACACTGGCTCTTTAATATGCCTGTTGAAAGAATCGAACCTGTTGTTCATCCGCAAAGTATTATTCACTCCATTGTAGAATTTGTGGATGGTTCATCCAAAGCACAATTGGGACCTCCCGACATGAAAGTTCCTATTATTTATGCACTTACTTACCCGGAGAGAGTGCCATATCCGAATCCAACACTTGATTATTCCAATAAAATGGAATTGGAATTTTCTCCTGTTAACTTCGAACTGTTTCCCTGTTTGCGATTGGCTATGAATGCAGCAAGGGAAGGGGGTTCAGCTCCGGCTGTTCTCAATGCAGCAAATGAGATTGCCATCGAAAGATTTTTAAGTAAAGAAATTCATTATATTGACATCCCAAAAATAATTGAATCATCGTTAGAGCAAATTAAATCAGATAAGGAATTAACACCCGATACGTTAATGAATATTGACGAAGAAACGCGAAATTATGCAAATACATTATTGAAATAGCATGGATTGGATTGTAAATACATCATCTACAATTCTCATCTTTATTGCTGCAATTTTTATACTTGTCACCTTTCATGAATTGGGGCATTTTATTGCAGCTAAATACTTTAAGATGAGAGTCAATAAATTTTCTATTGGATTTCCACCCAAAATATTTGGTTTTCAAAAAGGTGAAACTGAGTATGTGATAGGAGCTACTCCTTTGGGGGGATATGTACAGATTGCCGGAATGATCGACGAAAGTATGGATGATTCCTTTATCGATGAAGAGGTAAAACCTGATGAATTTCGAAGCCGGCCTGTTTGGCAACGAATAATCGTAATCCTTGCCGGCGTGATCTTTAATATGATTCTTGCCGTGATTATTTACACTGGAATGACCTGGAATTATGGGGAAACAGTTATTCCCACTTCGTCCATTGATGGTATTTATGTAGCGGAAAGTTCATTGGCTCATGAAATTGGTTTTCGTACCGGCGATCAATTGGTAGGCATAAACGGTGAACGGGTA
Proteins encoded in this region:
- a CDS encoding SRPBCC family protein — encoded protein: MAHERIEVDLPLAKVYELLCNPVDFPKFLDRIDLVEKVNSQTFNYKTTIGGEEFQWTTNIIDNLRNTRFAWITINGNLNQTGTIRFTPLDNGERTRVDFSLDYRTFFGEAEEDLANFIEGLPEQLAKDLQKFKELAETDTFKEAKIEEPEKTESEVTA
- the aroE gene encoding shikimate dehydrogenase, which translates into the protein MVLSFKDFKTSAIAKHPLYAVIGHPISHSLSPIMHQTALDHFGIDAEYIALDLPHSQLREFIPWCNHDNFLGCNITIPHKETFNRIVDEIDPFAQSVGVVNTLVKNKYKLIGYNTDVFGFLEPLSPYIDDLEHSRAIIFGTGGASKAVKVALESEGYEELIFISRRPNQKKITSDRSDIKVLDYNQWQAFADEADLFVNTTPVGMYPNTDDTFLRNGEAELFTGKICYDLIYNPLQTTFLKQATQYAAATINGLDMLIHQGSKSFELWTGHTFPVDKIHEKLINQLQFDS
- the pgeF gene encoding peptidoglycan editing factor PgeF, which translates into the protein MKLIRPSVFSESSKIVAAFTESNRDENTESRSKDGLNFGLKSYKNRSSLESNYEDLLNELELNSGSIALAKQVHGSNIQFVKEPGIYADTDGLITNKRGLSLGIQVADCAAVLIADEDNGIIGAFHSGWRGAVANIIPKGLKKMEDLGGKVEHFKAYISPCISEEMFEVGEEVAIQFPEKFVDRFTYTKPHIDLKGFLSDQMEKIGVKKSQIEVSSECTMQDLRFFSYRREREKAGRMLGLISLK
- a CDS encoding histone deacetylase, translated to MKKFSGLYEYLISQGVIDDKCVIEPTLADFVNLNLVHTNRYSKGVWTGDLNKKEIRKLGLPWSKSLAIRSRLAVQGTINAGIMALQDGIAGNLAGGTHHSMPDGGEGFCVFNDVAVAIKVLKQTKWAKKILVIDCDVHQGNGTAKIFSNDPDVYTFSIHGEKNYPFVKPPSSCDIGLPDGTGDSTYMKNLTDALSTIFENFVPDLVFYLAGIDPLKSDHFGRLSLSLSGLREREHIVIETVTQKGYPLVLLLSGGYAPTITQTIEAHAIMFEEAMIISKSYFH
- a CDS encoding 1-deoxy-D-xylulose-5-phosphate reductoisomerase, which codes for MSDRKIAIFGSTGSIGTQALDILKKKRDLFDVDVLTANNNYKKLARQVNEFRPSCVVLANQEHQKKFKNLLSYTPAHLLFGQTALEDVAESHEYDLLLNSLVGFAGFMSTYIALKRRKRVALANKESLVVGGEIITKLPAFNEGYLVPVDSEHSAMMQCIEGESRESIQKIIITASGGPFRNYSAEQMKSITVEDALNHPNWDMGAKITVDSSTMMNKGLEIIEAHWLFNMPVERIEPVVHPQSIIHSIVEFVDGSSKAQLGPPDMKVPIIYALTYPERVPYPNPTLDYSNKMELEFSPVNFELFPCLRLAMNAAREGGSAPAVLNAANEIAIERFLSKEIHYIDIPKIIESSLEQIKSDKELTPDTLMNIDEETRNYANTLLK